Within the Syntrophorhabdus sp. genome, the region GAAGAGTTCGGGGTCGATATCCTGAAGGTCCAGGAGATCAACAAGATGATGAACATCACGAAGATCCCCAACGCTCCAGCCTTTATAGAGGGCGTGATAAACCTCAGGGGAAAGATCATCCCCATCGTCGATCTGCGCAAGCGTCTCGGTTTCCGGGAGCAGCCCTATGACAAATCGACGCGGATAATCGTCGTCGAGCTCGAAGGCCTGGTGCTGGGGTTCATCGTCGATTCCGTCTCCGAGGTCCTGAGGATCCCGGCAAACACCATAGAACCGCCCCCTTCCATGGTCGCGGGCATAGAATCGGAATACATAGAGGGTGTGGGCAAGCTCGACGACCGCCTGCTCATCCTTCTCG harbors:
- a CDS encoding chemotaxis protein CheW codes for the protein MNEGTILQLVTFKLGTEEFGVDILKVQEINKMMNITKIPNAPAFIEGVINLRGKIIPIVDLRKRLGFREQPYDKSTRIIVVELEGLVLGFIVDSVSEVLRIPANTIEPPPSMVAGIESEYIEGVGKLDDRLLILLELKKIFSSPERKDIESIEMN